GGGGTTGTTGGAAACTGTATCGATCAATTTGGCTTCAATATAGCCGTTTTTTAGTTTATTGATCTCGATCTTATATTTCATCCGACAATCTCTCCGTTATATCCAGGATTTTTATCCTACCGAGAGTTTCAATCTATTACGAATTTCCGTTCCGAAAACGAACGATTTCCTTCTTTCCTCTCGGATCCGAATTCCGTAAAAACGCTCTGGATATAATTACTACGAACAACCTTACATTATTTCTACGGTTTTTTCCTGAATTTATAAAGTTCGGGAAAATTATCCGCGGAGTAAAGATAATCATTTCCTAAAATGCTTTCCCAATCCACTTCCGCGCCTTTTCCGGAGGAGAATTCGGGAAGGAACCCCGCGTCTAAAATCAATTTGACGGTTTCCAGCGCATCGGATCCCTTTACGTTCAGATATCCGCTGGCAAACAGCGAATTGGCAGCGAACAAGGCCATACTTTGTAGGCTTCTGAGATGCCCCTCTCTTCCGGCTGCGATCCGTACTTCCGAGTCCGGATTTACCAAACGGAAAGCGATCAGCACTCTCAGGCAAAATTCGGGAGTCAACGGTTGGGGTCGGCGAACGGCATGGCCTGCTACCGGAATAAAGAAGTTGACCGGAATGGAAATCACGCGGAGAGCCTTGATTTCGAAAACCACATCGACGATGTCCTGGAAAGATTCGCCCATCCCCACGATGACCCCGGAGCACATTCCGATTCCGGCTTCCGAAAGATTCGAAATCGTTTCCACTCTCTGCTCGTACGTATGAGTTTCGCAAATTTCAGGGTAATGAGACTTGGAAGTATTTAAATTGTGGTTGTATCTGTCCAATCCTGCTTGCTTCAGGATAGCGGCCTTTTCGCGATCCAACAGTCCTGCGGAAAGGCAAACCTTTAAACCGAGCTCCTTATGGATCCTTTCTATGGTCCGAGCCAATTTTTCGGTCGTATTCTGATTCGGCCCCGTTCCGGAGGTGACCATACAAAACCTGTATGCTCCGTTCTCTTTTGCCAGAACCGCATCTTGGAAGATTTCCTCTTCCGATTTTAAAGGATATTCCTGCACACCGGAATTCGCATTTTTGCGCTGAGCGCAATAACCGCAATCCTCCGGACAATGGCCGTTTTTAATATTATCCAAAATATGAATTCGAACCGATCGGCCGAAATATCGTTCCCTGGCACGATACGCCTGATCCAAACATTCCGTGAGAGGAATCTTCCCCTCTAAAATAGAGAGAGCCCCCTCGCGACTGATCAGACTAGGCACTTCGGAAAGTACTTTTTCTTCCATTGCACCGGGTTTTTGGGTTACGGTTTGCATTCTCCAGATAGTTTCCAGGACCCTTGGCAATTGGCAATCGATATTCCTGTCCAGGAGAAATGTCAAGAAGGCACATGATAGGAGGAAAGCGCGATTCTGATCGCCCCGAAGATTCGATCTAAAGATTCCTTAGAAATCGTATAGGGAGGGGTCACATAGATTACGTTTCCAAGAGGTCGAAGAATGACTCCGTTTTCCAGACAAATTCGTTTGAATTCTTTGGCATAGGAATAGACGTATCCGGGTTTTTCTTTCCCGGTTTCCAACTCTCCCACTCCCACGGCACCCAATACCCGGACGTTCCTAAGCTTTTCGGGAAACTCAGCGCGAATCCTGGACCATCCTTCTTCTAAGCCTAGTTCCAGCCGCTTCACGTCATCCAGTCGATTTTCCTCTTGGAAAATTTTCAAGGAAGCCAAAGCCACCGCACAACCGGAAGGATACCCGGTCATCGTGTGTCCGTGATACAAGGTCTTGAGCGGTTCCTCGGAAAGAAATTCCTGATAGATCTCTTCGTGAACGAGAGTAACTGCGAACGGTAAAATTCCGGCGGTCAATCCTTTCGCCAAAGCGACCATATCCGGCACGATATCGGCGGTCTCGTACGCGAATTTGCGTCCCGTTCTTCCGAAACCGGTAAATACTTCGTCCAAAAGAAGGAAGATCCCGTACCGATGCGTCAGTTCTCTCAGCTTTTTTAAGACCTGCGGTTTGTGAAAAAGCATTCCCCCCGCACCCGCGATCAAAGGCTCGAGAATAACTCCAACCACTTCGTCGGAATGAAGGGAAAGATAGGCTTCCAGTTCGTCCAGACAGTCTTCCGAACAGGTTCTCGGATTTTTTCCGACCGGACAATCATGGCAGGCCGGAGTAACAAAATCTTTGGTGGAAAAAAGCAGGGATTGAAACACACGATTAAAAACGGAATCTCCCCCCACACTCATCGCACCGATGGTATCTCCGTGATAGGAGGAGGAGAATTTTATGAAAACTTTTCGTTTCGTATCTCCCCGATTTCGAAAATACTGCCAGGCGATTTTCAGCATGATTTCCAAAGCGGTCGAACCGTTGTCGGAGTACACTACTTTGCGGAATTTCCAGTTCGTGAATTGCAGCAACTCGTGAGCCAGTTCCAATGCCGGGGGATGGGTAAACCCGGCGAGCAACACGTGATCTAGCCGGTCCACTTGGTCCTTCAAGGCCTGGACTAACTTAGGATGGTTGTGACCGTGGATGCTCACCCACCAGGAAGAGATTCCGTCCACATAATCCTTTCCGGTTTCGTCATAGAGGAATTCGTTTTTGGCGGAAACGATTTTCAAGGGAGGATCGGCGCCCAATTGGGATGTATAAGGATGCCAAATCAAGGGAATAGAATCTCCGGTAGAATTCCCTTAGGATCGAACTCTTTCTCAACTCGATCCAGAAATTCCTGGCGAGCCAACCTTCTATCCGGCAACAAAAACGTTCCTAATAGGCCGATCTCGCTCGCTTCGATTACGGTACGGATATTATCGGAGCGAAGCGGATTTTCGGGACCGATAAAGAATACACCGTGACATTTGATGGAAGACCGCTTCATAGCCTCTATGGAAAGAAGAGTATGATTGATCGTACCTAATCCTGTGGATGCCACAAGAACGACCGGCAATTGGGATTGTGAGATCAAATCGATATTATAATAATACCTTTTCAGCGGAACGTAAAGCCCGCCGGCTCCTTCGATCAGAATTTTTTCCGAACGGATGCTGAAGAGATGCCTGGATAGTTCCTCTGTCTCCACTTGAACGTTCGCTAGTTCCGAAGACAAATGAGGAGAAGCCGGGATTTCGAACGTATAATAGTTCTTCAAAAAATATTTCTCATTCAGGCCCGTCAGATTCATGATCTTGACGCGTTCCGAATCTTCTCCCGTCTGGATCGGCTTGAAATATTTTACTCCCAGGGTTTCAGCATATTTTGCCAAAAAAAGGGAACAAAACAGAGTCTTTCCTACATCCGTCCCGGTAGCCGTTACGAATACCGCCAAACTTATCTCCCCTTAAGAATTCCGATAAAGAGGTCGAGGTCCGCCTTCCGTAATTTTGCGTTCACGGAGACTCGAATTCTGGAAACATCCACCGTCGGAGGTCGGATCGCCTTGGCCTGAAAACCGAACCGGAGAAACCTTTCCGCCAGTTCTAGCGAGTGGGATTCGTCGCTTAAAAGAATCGGGACGATCTGAGTAACCGAATCCCCGAAAGAATAACCTGCCGATCCGATCGCTTCCCGCAAAATTCCGGCAAACTCCAAGATCCGCCTGCGCTCCTCTTCCATGGATCGCGCAAGTCTGATCGCGGCTAATCCTGCGTGGGCGATTGCGGGTAAGGACCCGGTGGAGAAAACAAAAGTACGAGCGCAATGCAGTAAATAGCGTCTCGCCTCCTCCGAACAGGACACCATCGCACCCTCTAATCCCAATGCCTTGCCGAAGGTAGACATCCGAAAATCGACCTTCCCTATTTCCGCTTCCGACAATTGGTCTAGAGCGCAACCGGACCCCTCGGGCCCGAAAACACCGATGGCATGCGCCTCGTCCAGGTACAATAAGGCGCCGTGTTTTTCCTTCAAACGCAGCAAATCGGAAATCGGAGCGACATCGCCATCCATGCTGAAAACGGTTTCGGATACGATGATTTTATTTCTGGAACCGGAATGCTTTTCCAGCAGCTCTTCCAAATGCAAAAGATCCAGATGCCGGAAGTAGACCTTTTTTGCACCGGAAAGCCGGATTCCGTCCATTAAAGAAGCATGATTCTTTCGATCGGCAAATACGACGTAGGAAGGATCACAGATACAGGACAGAGTCCCCAAATTCGCCGAATACCCGTTGGAGAAAAAAAGGGAGGCCGGAACTCTTAGCCAGGAGGAAAACTCCCGTTCCAGATGCTCGAATACTTCTCGGTGACCTCGGACCAGTCTGCTGGCCGTAGAACCTGCGCCGTAGATTTCGATCCCTTCTTTGAGGGAATCCAGTAGGACAGGATGTTCGGAGAGCCCAAGGTAGTCGTTGGAGCAAAGATCGATTCCGGTCGGCGGTTCCAAAGACCGGATTCGATTCGTTGCCTCCAGCCTATCAAAGAAGGCAGGTAGCTCACCGTAAAACGGGGGTTGGATGATCTTCGGCTCCCGCACTTCTTTGATCGGAAAGGAATTAAAGCATTCCTTTTACTTCTTCCCGCTCGGATTTTAGTTCGTCATGAGTGATCTTGAACTTCTCTTTTGCAAAATCGTTCAATTCCAGATTTTTAACGATTTCCACTTTCTTACCGTCGGACTTCACAGGAAACCCGAAGATCAATCCGGAATCCGCGCCGTAAGAACCGTCGGAAGTCACCGCCACACTGAACCAATCTCCTGCAGGAGTAGGAGTGATGATTTGTCGGACAGTATCTACGACTCCGTTCGCAGCGGACGCCGCAGAAGACGCTCCGCGGGCTTTGATAATTTCCGCACCCCTCTGCTGTACGTTCTTAATAAAGTCGCCTTTGAGCCAATCATGGTCCTTGATCACGTCGGTAGCGACCTTTCCGCCGATTTTTGCGTTATAAAAATCCGGATACTGGGTAGACGAGTGGTTTCCCCAGATTCCTAGGTTCGTCACGTCCTTTACGGGAACTCCTGCTTTGGAAGCCAACTGAGACTTGGCGCGGTTCTCGTCCAATTTAGTCATCGCAAACCAACGATCCGAAGGAATTCCTTTCGCGTTATTCATAGCGATCAGACAGTTCGTATTGCAAGGGTTTCCGACGACGAGGATCTTCACATCGGAAGATGCATTCTTCTCCAATGCCTTTCCTTGGTTCACGAAAATTCCGCCGTTGATTTTCAAAAGGTCTCCCCTTTCCATTCCCGCTTTTCTAGGAACGGAACCTACCAAGAGAGCCCAATTCACGTTTTTAAACGCGATATCCAGATCCGAAGAAACGCTGACTTTTTGCAGTAAAGGGAAAGCACAATCTTCCAATTCCATGATCACACCTTTGGCCGCCGGCAGAGCCGCTTCCAATTCCAACATCTGGATTTCCACCGGAGTATCTGCTCCGAACATTTGTCCCGAAGCGATTCGAAAAAGAAGGGAATAACCGATCTGCCCTGCGGCACCGGTAACTGCGACCTTGACTGTGTTGCTCATAAAATGCTATCCTACCTATATCTTCAGATTAATTCTTCAACTCTTGATCGATGATTTTCGTAAACGACTCGATGGGTTGGGCTCCTTCCACCATGATCCCGTTGATGAAAAATGCCGGAGTTCCGTTGACCCCGTATTTTTGTCCCTCTGCTATATCCGCTTCGATTTCCTGTTTCTGTTTGGATTCGTCCGCGATACACTTCTGGAACTCGGGCATATTTAATCCGCTCTTTTGAGCTAAGGAAATCACGTTTTGCCTCTCCAGATTTCCGCTGTTCTCGAATAATTGGGAGAAATAATTCCAATATTTCCCTTGAGGAATCGCACAGTTGGCGGCCACATGCGCAAACATTGCGTTCTGGTGAAAGGGCAAAGGAAAGTCGCGGAATACCCAGCGGATTTTGCCTTGGTATTTTTCCCTTAGCTGCTTGGTAACATCCTGGCTTCTTTTGCAGTAGGGACATTCAAAATCGGAAAATTCCACGATCGTCACTTTTGCATCGGCGGGACCAATGGAAGGGTTGTTTCCGGTCGCCACTTCTATTTTAGCCGGAGGGGGAAGTTCCTGTACTCGAATGTCTATATCGTATTTGCTTCTGAGTTGCTGGTAGAACGACTGACGTTCTTCGTCCTCTTTGACCCTTTTGAGGAAACTGGAAATATCTCCTTGGACTTGCTGGTAGGACTTTCCCTTTAGAGCGGGGATATTGTCTTTGTACTGGTTATAAGTGGCGACTTTTTCCTCTTCCGTGGGCTCGTAATTCGCCGCAAACTTAGTCAGCGCTTCCACGGAAACCCCTCTTTCCTTCGCTTCCAGTTCGAGCACCTTATCGTTCGCGTATTGCGAAAACAGTCTGTAAATTCTATCGTTATTGTCCGAGGCGTATTTTCGATAAACGGAAGGACTGGATTCTTTCACGTCGTTTAACGTATAATAGCGGTGCCCAATCTTAACGTACTGCTCGGGTGAGAAAAATTTATATACAGGATATACGGTAAGAAGGACATAAACTCCGAAGACTCCCGCGAGTACGGTCGTTTTGTTCAGCGTAGAAAAAAGGGTGGCAAACCGGGGAGTACTCTCTTCCGACATAATCTCCTGTCCTGGGAAAAACTTCCCTGACTACCAATTTAGAAACCGTCACCCCTCTGGCAAACGATTAAATTCAAGCCTCTCGCAGGACGAATTTTCCCTTTTTTCTCGTCCTTTGGGTGCGCTTACTAGGGAGCATTTTTGGGAATCCAGTACGCTTCCCAAGGGAGAAAATTCAAAAAATCATTAAGCCCTTTTCCTTCCGGCCGATGATCAATATAGGGAAATCTCGAGTGATCGGTCCTTTTTCCAGGCAATCACGGAGTCTCTCCCGAAAGACTTAGGACTGCCCAAAATCCAATGGGTAGAGTCATGGAAAATGGACCTGAAAACGGAGGTTTAGGTTTATGAACGTTAACGGAATGCAAAACGGGGGGAAATATTTCCCGCAATGGTCTCCCCCGCCCAAAGAAACGGATCGAACGGAAATTCGATCCTTGGATCCGGTGGAGTTGAGAAATTCGAAAATAGAATCCGGCAAGAAAAAACTCCCTGAACCGGAAGAGCTGGTGATGAAACCTTCGCCGGTAAGCACGGAAGAGAGAATGAGCCAAGTCATCAGTCCGGAACAAATGAAAGATCTTTTGTCTATGATCGTCAGTTCCCGTTTTAGTCGGGAATCGAACGAATCTATGCCGGTTCGTAAAATCGATCAAAAAGGTTGATCTTTGTTTTTTTTCCCGGCATTATTATACTCTCCCAAATTGGACCTTTTCCTAATCGTCCTTGCGATCGTTTCGTTCGTAGGCATGGCCTTCTTTTTTTATTGGGAAGTGTTTCGCCCCTACTCCGCCAAAATGCGGCCGGGACAAATGGAGCCTCCGGAAGAAGGAGACTTTGCGGAGATCGTCGTTCCAGAAAGTACCCGTTATTATAAATTCACCGTAGGCCAATCCTACGGAGATATCGTCACTCTCTGCAAATCCATCCAAGACGAGCATCTCGTTTTCGTTTTGAAAAAGGGAAAGGAAACCGAAGATTACGATATTTTCATCCATCGGAACGGACCGGTACTGGTCAAACCTCCTAGAATGCAGTTCTTTACGAAAATGGAATCCGAGGAAAAACTGGAAAGTCATGAAATCATAGGACAAACCGCTTTTTTCCGAATCTCCGATAAGATCAACCGGGAGAGGATGACCCAGTATTTCGAAATCGGACTGACTAGCTCCTTCTTCATCAATAAGATGGGAAAAGAAAGAATGAAATTCATTTTTACCGTGCAAAAAATCCACCCGGGATTGGCTCTACGCTCCAGGGACAAAAAGGGAATTTATTCTTTCGGGAAAGAAAGAAGCGAGGAGGAATGATTCGAAAACTCTAAAGTTTTCTGGATCGGATCTTAGCCCCGTCCGTATCGATTCCGATACGGACCAATTGACAAGCGATCCCTGTTTCTTCCGTGAATTGTCGCACCAAAGGACCGAGTTTTCCGGCGATCCTCTCCGAATTCTTTCTCTGGCAATAGAGCAGTACCGAAGGACCGCTACCTGAAAGGGACAATCCGATCACTTCCTTGCGAACCTTGTCGATCAAAGGCATCAAAGGAAACTGGGAGTTCATACGATAAGGCGTGTGAATCCGATCTTCCAGAGCCCTTTCCAGAAGTTTCGGCTTACCCGAATCCAAAAATTCCCACCAGGTCCCCAAGCGACTCATGTTAAAAAGTACGTCCTCTACGGAATATGCATCCGGCAAACATTTCCGGGAATGGTTCGTTTCGATTTCGAATCTAGGAATGAGAAAAAAACAATGGATCCCTTTCGGAAATTTTTTCTTAAAATAAAAAAGCCGATCCTCTGCAAAATAGGAAAACACAAACCCACCCAAATAGGCCGGAGTCG
The genomic region above belongs to Leptospira fletcheri and contains:
- the bioB gene encoding biotin synthase BioB: MQTVTQKPGAMEEKVLSEVPSLISREGALSILEGKIPLTECLDQAYRARERYFGRSVRIHILDNIKNGHCPEDCGYCAQRKNANSGVQEYPLKSEEEIFQDAVLAKENGAYRFCMVTSGTGPNQNTTEKLARTIERIHKELGLKVCLSAGLLDREKAAILKQAGLDRYNHNLNTSKSHYPEICETHTYEQRVETISNLSEAGIGMCSGVIVGMGESFQDIVDVVFEIKALRVISIPVNFFIPVAGHAVRRPQPLTPEFCLRVLIAFRLVNPDSEVRIAAGREGHLRSLQSMALFAANSLFASGYLNVKGSDALETVKLILDAGFLPEFSSGKGAEVDWESILGNDYLYSADNFPELYKFRKKP
- a CDS encoding DsbA family protein; the protein is MSEESTPRFATLFSTLNKTTVLAGVFGVYVLLTVYPVYKFFSPEQYVKIGHRYYTLNDVKESSPSVYRKYASDNNDRIYRLFSQYANDKVLELEAKERGVSVEALTKFAANYEPTEEEKVATYNQYKDNIPALKGKSYQQVQGDISSFLKRVKEDEERQSFYQQLRSKYDIDIRVQELPPPAKIEVATGNNPSIGPADAKVTIVEFSDFECPYCKRSQDVTKQLREKYQGKIRWVFRDFPLPFHQNAMFAHVAANCAIPQGKYWNYFSQLFENSGNLERQNVISLAQKSGLNMPEFQKCIADESKQKQEIEADIAEGQKYGVNGTPAFFINGIMVEGAQPIESFTKIIDQELKN
- the bioA gene encoding adenosylmethionine--8-amino-7-oxononanoate transaminase, which gives rise to MIWHPYTSQLGADPPLKIVSAKNEFLYDETGKDYVDGISSWWVSIHGHNHPKLVQALKDQVDRLDHVLLAGFTHPPALELAHELLQFTNWKFRKVVYSDNGSTALEIMLKIAWQYFRNRGDTKRKVFIKFSSSYHGDTIGAMSVGGDSVFNRVFQSLLFSTKDFVTPACHDCPVGKNPRTCSEDCLDELEAYLSLHSDEVVGVILEPLIAGAGGMLFHKPQVLKKLRELTHRYGIFLLLDEVFTGFGRTGRKFAYETADIVPDMVALAKGLTAGILPFAVTLVHEEIYQEFLSEEPLKTLYHGHTMTGYPSGCAVALASLKIFQEENRLDDVKRLELGLEEGWSRIRAEFPEKLRNVRVLGAVGVGELETGKEKPGYVYSYAKEFKRICLENGVILRPLGNVIYVTPPYTISKESLDRIFGAIRIALSSYHVPS
- the bioD gene encoding dethiobiotin synthase, producing the protein MAVFVTATGTDVGKTLFCSLFLAKYAETLGVKYFKPIQTGEDSERVKIMNLTGLNEKYFLKNYYTFEIPASPHLSSELANVQVETEELSRHLFSIRSEKILIEGAGGLYVPLKRYYYNIDLISQSQLPVVLVASTGLGTINHTLLSIEAMKRSSIKCHGVFFIGPENPLRSDNIRTVIEASEIGLLGTFLLPDRRLARQEFLDRVEKEFDPKGILPEILFP
- a CDS encoding malate dehydrogenase, with product MSNTVKVAVTGAAGQIGYSLLFRIASGQMFGADTPVEIQMLELEAALPAAKGVIMELEDCAFPLLQKVSVSSDLDIAFKNVNWALLVGSVPRKAGMERGDLLKINGGIFVNQGKALEKNASSDVKILVVGNPCNTNCLIAMNNAKGIPSDRWFAMTKLDENRAKSQLASKAGVPVKDVTNLGIWGNHSSTQYPDFYNAKIGGKVATDVIKDHDWLKGDFIKNVQQRGAEIIKARGASSAASAANGVVDTVRQIITPTPAGDWFSVAVTSDGSYGADSGLIFGFPVKSDGKKVEIVKNLELNDFAKEKFKITHDELKSEREEVKGML
- a CDS encoding aminotransferase class I/II-fold pyridoxal phosphate-dependent enzyme — encoded protein: MREPKIIQPPFYGELPAFFDRLEATNRIRSLEPPTGIDLCSNDYLGLSEHPVLLDSLKEGIEIYGAGSTASRLVRGHREVFEHLEREFSSWLRVPASLFFSNGYSANLGTLSCICDPSYVVFADRKNHASLMDGIRLSGAKKVYFRHLDLLHLEELLEKHSGSRNKIIVSETVFSMDGDVAPISDLLRLKEKHGALLYLDEAHAIGVFGPEGSGCALDQLSEAEIGKVDFRMSTFGKALGLEGAMVSCSEEARRYLLHCARTFVFSTGSLPAIAHAGLAAIRLARSMEEERRRILEFAGILREAIGSAGYSFGDSVTQIVPILLSDESHSLELAERFLRFGFQAKAIRPPTVDVSRIRVSVNAKLRKADLDLFIGILKGR
- the thrB gene encoding homoserine kinase translates to MGSRYRYRYRLQVQVPGTSANLGSGFDLFGLAFKIYNRFDFEFGSSDSFSSKVKGMEVPPFSEKEDFVLSSYRDYFSNFLPGKNPFPYTVCMELDLPLKGGLGSSASAVVAGYAAARFAHQTFYPEISVPNEADFLYKLALLEGHPDNTTPAYLGGFVFSYFAEDRLFYFKKKFPKGIHCFFLIPRFEIETNHSRKCLPDAYSVEDVLFNMSRLGTWWEFLDSGKPKLLERALEDRIHTPYRMNSQFPLMPLIDKVRKEVIGLSLSGSGPSVLLYCQRKNSERIAGKLGPLVRQFTEETGIACQLVRIGIDTDGAKIRSRKL